The following coding sequences are from one Arthrobacter sp. 24S4-2 window:
- a CDS encoding tetratricopeptide repeat protein, with translation MSSPASRPVPPAAASQLNLRGAVDLSSLKQRPAPPAGGQSPAGAQPPSGPSAAAPGAAPDTGGQPLRVEVNEANFQQLVELSAQVPVVFGLWASYSPASGELLTVLEDIITSYGGRLVLGAADIDAFPQLAQAFQVQAVPTAVAVVKGQPVPLFQGGADEQQVRSLLDELLKVAAANGVTGSLGAAGTAAAEPEPAPLPPLHQAAFDAIEAGDYAAAAASYRQALLEMPADAEAKAGLAQVELMGRLESLTGPDGDALRQLAADQPDNLDAQLGVADLDIAGGHIEDALGRIVSFIGRNFGPERETARVRLLDLFEVVGPSDERVAKARQGLARVLF, from the coding sequence ATGAGTTCGCCAGCCTCCCGTCCAGTCCCTCCAGCCGCTGCCAGCCAGCTCAACCTGCGTGGCGCCGTGGATCTTTCCAGCCTGAAGCAGCGCCCCGCGCCACCGGCGGGTGGGCAGTCACCCGCCGGCGCTCAGCCGCCTTCCGGCCCGTCAGCCGCCGCCCCCGGCGCAGCGCCGGACACCGGCGGACAGCCGCTGCGCGTCGAGGTCAACGAGGCCAACTTCCAGCAGCTTGTGGAACTTTCGGCCCAGGTTCCCGTGGTGTTCGGCCTGTGGGCAAGCTATTCGCCCGCCTCCGGGGAGCTGCTCACCGTTCTCGAGGACATCATCACCAGCTACGGCGGACGCCTGGTTCTTGGTGCTGCCGATATAGACGCTTTCCCGCAGCTGGCGCAGGCCTTCCAGGTCCAGGCCGTTCCCACCGCCGTGGCAGTGGTGAAGGGGCAGCCCGTACCGCTGTTCCAGGGCGGCGCTGACGAACAGCAGGTGCGCAGCCTGCTGGACGAGCTCCTTAAGGTCGCCGCCGCCAACGGCGTCACCGGCAGCCTTGGCGCAGCCGGAACCGCCGCCGCCGAACCGGAACCTGCCCCGCTGCCACCCTTGCACCAGGCCGCGTTCGATGCCATCGAGGCCGGCGACTACGCCGCGGCCGCTGCATCCTACCGCCAGGCGCTGCTGGAGATGCCCGCGGATGCCGAGGCAAAGGCCGGGCTTGCCCAGGTGGAGCTGATGGGGCGGCTGGAGTCCCTGACCGGTCCTGACGGCGACGCGCTGCGCCAGCTCGCAGCCGACCAGCCCGACAATCTCGACGCCCAGCTGGGCGTGGCCGACCTGGACATCGCGGGCGGCCACATTGAGGACGCTCTGGGAAGGATCGTCAGTTTCATCGGCCGCAACTTCGGCCCGGAACGGGAGACTGCCCGGGTCAGGCTCCTGGACCTCTTCGAAGTGGTCGGTCCGTCCGACGAACGCGTGGCCAAGGCGCGGCAGGGGCTCGCCCGGGTGCTGTTCTGA